The Planctellipticum variicoloris DNA window AGTGATGGCCCAGTTTGTTGACGAATATCCGGGGCAGATCGTCTGGTTCACGCAACCGATCGAACAGCGCATCAACGAAATGGTGTCCGGCGTGCGGGCCGACATCGCCCTCAAAGTCTTTGGCCAGGACCTCGACGCCCTCGTCCAGAAAGCCAACGAACTGCAGACGGTCCTGAAGGGAATCCCGGGAGCGGCCGACGTCTCGGCGGAACAGATCAACGGCCAGCCGATTCTGCGAATCGCCATCCGCCAGGACGAAATCGCCCGCTACGGCATCGCCGCCGCCGATGTGCTCGATGTTGTCGAATCCGTCGGCGGCAAAGCCGTCGGACAGATCGTCGAGGGACAGTTGCGGTTCCCGATCGTCGTCCGGCTGCCCGACAATCTGCGAGACGGCCCGGACGCCCTCAAGCAGGTGCAGCTCCAGGCCCCGGGCGGCGAACGGCTCCCGCTCTCCCGACTGGCGGACATTGAGTTGATCTCCGGACCGAAGCTGGTGACGCGGGAATGGAGCCGCCGCCGGATCGTCGTCCAGAGCAACGTCCGCGGTCGCGACGTCGGCAGCTTTGTGGCCGATGCCCAGAAGCAGATTGCCGAGAAAGTCGACCTGCCGCCGGATCAGTTCCGCCTCGAATGGGGCGGCCAGTTCGAAAACATGCAGCGGGCCCAGGCCCGGCTGACGATCGTCGTGCCGCTGGCTCTCGGGCTGATCCTCGTGCTGCTCTATCTGACGTACCGAAATGTGACCGATGCGCTGCTGCTGTTCGTCAGCGTGCCGTTTGCCTGCGTCGGCGGCGTCTGGTTCCTGCTGGCTCGGGAAATGCCCCTTTCGATTTCCTCGGCGGTCGGCTTCATCACCCTCTCGGGCGTGTCGGTCCTCAACGGGATGGTCCTGGCGTCGGCGCTGCGGGAGCGCCTCGCGGTCGATCCCGACCCCGCAGCCGCCCTCGCCCATACGGCCCACTCCTGTCTGCGGACGATCATCATGACGGCGCTGGTCGCGAGCCTGGGCTTCGTGCCGATGGCCGTCAGCGAAGGGACCGGGGCCGAGGTTCAGCGACCGCTGGCCACGGTCGTCATCGGCGGCGTGATCTCCAGCACTCTGTTTACGCTGTTTGTGCTGCCGGCACTCTACCGGCTGGTGCTCCGGCCGACGAAGGCGCCGACGCCGCTGCCGTTCTGACGTTCTTTCCCCCGCCTACAACCCCGTCCGGCTCAGATACGTCACTCCCTGCGCAGCTTTGACATATTCCTCCGCCAGCGCATCGGCGGCCTCACGTGTCAGACGGCCCGCTTCCACACGGGCGTCGAGATGCTGGCGATAAAGATCCTGAAGCTGCCCCTTGTCGTACCGGGCGAAACTGACCATGTCCGCAATCCGACTGCCCGCGATGATCTTCGTGACGTGATAACGCCCCGCATCGTCGATGGCGATGTGGGCCTCGTCCGGCAGACCGAACAGATTGTGAAAACTCCCCATCACCTCCTGGTAAGCCCCCACCAGAAAAATCCCCAGGAAGTAGGCCTGCCCCGGCTCCCATTTGTGGATTTCCAGCGTTTCCTTGTCGTCCCGCAGATCAATGAAGTGATCGATCTTGCCGTCTGAATCGCACGTCACGTCGACCAGCGTGGCGTAGTCCGTCATCGGTTCGTTGAGTCGATGGATCGGGACAATCGGGAAGAGTTGACGAATCGCCCAACTGTCCGGGGCCGAGCGGAACAGTGAAAAATTGCAGAGATACTTCGCCGCGAGAATCTTCTTGAGGTCTGCGAACTCCTCGGCCGGAAACCGCTCGTCCTCGGAATGGTGCAGCGCCCTTGCGCAGATTTCCCAGAACAGCACCTCCCCCTTGGCCCGGTCTTCGAGGCTGATCAGCCCCAGATTGAACTGCGTATGCAGGCTGTCCTTGTGCTCCTGAGCGTCGTGGTAGTATTCGACGTAGTTCTTCCCGGTGATGTGGTCGCACAGCTCCTTCAGCTCGCTGATGACCTGCGGGTCGTCGGCGTCGATCTGCACCTCCGGCACATCTTCGGCAAATGTTTCGATCTCGTCCCGGATCGACGTGATGCAGACCGCGTGATAGGCCGTCATCATCCGGCCGCTTTCCGTGACGACATTCGGGTGCGGCACTCCCTCTTCGTCGCAGACGGCCTTGATCGTGTAGATCACGTCGTTGGCGAACTCCTGCACGCCATAGTTCATCGACGACTCGGAGCGGGTCTTGGAGCCGTCGTAGTCGACCCCCAGGCCGCCGCCGATGTCCATGTATTCGATCGTGGACCCCATCAGCCGCAGTTTCGCGTAAACGCGAGCCGCCTCCTTGATGGCGTTCTTGACCCGTTTGATGTCAGTAATCTGCGAGCCGATGTGCGAGTGGAGCAGCTTGAGCTGCCCTTCCAGCCGGTGTGCCTTCAACAGTCGCACGCAGTCGAGAATCTCCGACGTCGTCAGTCCGAATTTGGCCGCATCCCCGCCCGATGCCGCCCATTTGCCGCTGCCGCGAGAATACAGCTTGGCCCGCAGGCCGATCCAGGGGACGACCCCCGTCTGCTCCGCGTATTGAATGATCAGGCGCAGCTCGCTCAGTTTTTCAACGACCACCACCACCCGCTTGCCCGACTGGACGGCCAGCAGCGCCAGCTCGATGAACTCGGCGTCCTTGAATCCATTGCAGATCAGCAGCGATTCTTCAGCCTGCGTCTGCGCGACCGCGGCGTACAGCTCGGCCTTCGATCCGCATTCCAGCCCGACCCGGCAGCGGGCGCTGTCGCGGAGGAACTCCTCGATCACCTCCCGCCGGGGATTCACCTTCATCGGGAAGACCGGAAAGTGCGTCCCCTGGAAGCCGTACTCCGTCATCGCCCGCTGGTAGGAGTGAGCAAGGATGCGGAGCTGGTTGGTGAGAATCTGCGGAAACCGCAGCAGCAAAGGAGTCTGCACTTTGCGGTCGCGGATCAGCTCGTCGATGATCTTCTTGAGGTCGACCGAGCGGCTGTCGCCTCGGGCCGGCCGCACGAGGATCGTCCCTTCAGGACCGACTTCAAAATAGCCGGCCGACCAGTTCTCAACGCCATACGCCGCCTGGACTCGCTGCAGTTGTTCGTCTTGCATGACGGTTCGCTCCCTGAAGATCGTCAATATCCGAACAGACTGTCGCGGGCGCAGAGATGCAGGTCAAGTCAGCACGATTTCATGGGGACATGCGGAGGCCGCGGAACTGCCGTACGACGGACGTCCTCGTCCGTCGGTTCTTTTCCGGATGGTGGCGCCGCATCTGAAATCGACGGACGAGGACGTCCATCGTACGCGAAATGCTGGCAGAGACATTTCCCGTCACGGCCCCCGATCCGTTACGATCCTCTGTCGAGAGCCATTCCCCTGACCGTTGAAGTCGCTGTCATGCCTGCCGGCTGGTTACGATTCCTGACCTGGTATCCGTTCGCCTATAGTGTGCTGGTGACCCTGGAGTGGGCGGTCATTGCCCCGCTGGTGCTGGCCCCGGCCGGAAGCCCGCCTCAAGCCGCCGAACCGCCGACAAGTTTCGTGATGCTGGTCGCCCTCTTCGTCGCGATTCACATCGGCCTGCTGCTCGGCCACGCCACATTCGTCTTCGCGCAATGCCGTCGAATCGGACGGGCTCATGGACGCGTAACGGCCATCGAACAGATCGCCATCCTCGCGGCTCTCATCCCCTGGGCGGGGGTGCTGTCCAATCGCTGGCTGAACCAGCGAGCCCGCCGGCCCCGACCTGAGTGAGCGTTCAAGGGCCCAGAATTGCAGCTCCGCATCGGATTTCGCCGAGCGCCACTGGGGTTTCTACAAGGGGGTTGATCGCGACGGCTTCGACGCTACTTTAGGAGTGCTGCTGAACAGCGTCTCGACGATTCTTTGCCGCGGGAAGGCCCACCCATGGACGCGTCGCGTTTCTGGTCGCTGATTGAAGACGCCTGGAAAACCGTCGAAGGGCGGGCGAAGGCCAGGCGGGATTTGCTCGACGGCCGGCTGTCGGACATTGCGGCGGAAGACCTCGTCGCCGCGATGGATGAAGATGTCGTCCCGGCCCTGGCCGACGTGCTGGATGAACTGCCCGCGGAAGAACTGGCCGGCTTCGACCGGATCCTGGAGCAGAAGCTTCACGAGATCGACCGGCAGGACATTCACGAACACGTCGGCGGCTCGGACGACGGTTTTCTGTATGGCCGCGGCTTCATCGTGGCTGCCGGAAAAGCATATTACGACGCGGTCAACGCGGACCCCGCACGCGCCATGAGCGATCTGGAGTGTGAAGAAATGTGCTACCTGTCGTGGCACCTCTACGAAGAAAAGTTCGGCCACCTCCCGGCGACCGGCATCTCGCGCGAAACCTGCTCCAATGTGGCCTGCTGGCCGGGATTGGATTGAAATCCGCCCGGAGCGGCACGCCGGAATGCGGCCGGCCGTCGCAGGCTGAACCTCGTTCCCAGGCTCCGCCTGGGAACGCCTCTTCCGACGCTCTGCGTCGTCTTCTCCCAGTTCTCCAGACGGCAAGCGTACGCAAGGCGGAGCCTCGGACAAGCCGGTTCTCAAGCAGAGCCCGTCAAACCAGTCAGCCGAGGATTCACTTGCCGGACGATTCAAAACTCTCGCCAGTGGGTGCGTCAGGGGTGGCTCGCGCGCATTCCTCAGCCCTCGCAGCATTGGTCTGGTGCGGCCTGATCTTCGCATCGTATTGCACGGTCATTCTGCCGCACGACTTCTTCGCCTGGATCGCGGCCCACGTCCTGCCCGACGAAGACTCGCTCACTGCGTTCGTGATGTTCTGGGGCTTAAGTTGGTTCGTCATCGTCAAAGGCTGGCATGCGTTCGAATTCGCCGTCGTCTTCGTCCTGCTCCAGGCTGTTCTTCGTCGAATCTGGAAAGTGGATCGCTCCTGGACGATCGGCATTGCCGCACTGATCGCGATCCTGTTCGCCGTTTCCGACGAATACCATCAGACATTCGTGCCGTAGCGAGGCGGAACCTGGACCGACGTGGCAATTAACAGCCTCGGAGTGCTCACCGCCGCATGGTGGCAGGTCCGCCGCCCCCCCCGGAATCCATTGCCAGACTCGGAAACGTCCAGTAAGGTCGATTCGTGATCACCCGACTTGTGTGATCGGTCGACCGGTAGCATCAGCATCAACGGGGAATCGCATCTTGCTGTTTCAATTCCTGCTGCGCGATCTGGGCCTGCTCGGCGTCGCAAGTCTCACAATCGGGGGTTGTCTCACGATCCTGGGGCTCTACGGGCTGTCGCAGCCACGGTCAACGGGATGGTTTCGGGGATTGCTGGCCTCCGCAGCATTGCCCGCTTTCATCGGCGTCGGTGCTTCGATGCTGGCGCTGCAGGCCGTTGGGAGAGTCTCTGCCGAAGTTTCGCCCGTCGAACTCGCGCAGGGACGTGCCAAAGCATGGTGTCCGATGTGGACCGGCGGTGCAGCGGCAGTACCGATTCTCGCAATCGGGATCATCGGATTGCGGCAGCATCGTCAGAGACCAACGTCGAACTGAACTTGCAATGGCCTCGCCCCACAACTGGATTGCCGGATGAGCACGCAGCCGCTGACCCGACGCCTTACGCTACGACAGGCGGGAGTTGAGCGCCCAGTCACGGTCTCGATCGGTTGGCCCGATATTGACCCGGATCGACGGTGCTGGGGATGCACTCTGACGGCGCCGTTCCTGTTCAAATCACCGATCATAATTTACGGCGATGATGGAGTGCAGGCATTGCTCCTGTCACTGAATTTCATTTGCCGGGAAATCAAGACCCTTCAGGAACATGGCATCACCGTATACTGGACGTCACCTGGTGACGAGGGAGATTTGGTTCGGTCCGTGATGCAATAGAAACGCAGACCGCCGGTCGCGCGAACAAGTCGCGCGGCCGGCGGTCCGGTCAGGGTGAGACGCTCTCCGGAAATCGCTCAGTCGCGGTTCCCCTTCAGAATCGCAATGCGCTTGCCTTCCTTCGACCGCAGGTGCAGCACCAGGCCCTGCTTCAGGTCCTCCGCCTTCACTGCGGACTGAAGATCGTCCAGCGTCTTGACCGGCGTGCTTCCCACTCGGTCGATCACGTCGCCGACGCTGACTCCCGCCCGCGCCGCCAGCCCGCTTTCATCCACTTCCGTCACCACCAGGCCTTCGGCGATCTGCACGCCGAGCTGCCCCGCAAGCTGCGGCGTCAGCGGAGTCACGGTAATGCCCAGGCTCTCCACCGCATCGACCTTCGGCGCGTGCTCCTCGCCCCCTTCGCGGGACGCGAGGGTGTACTCGCCCGGCATCTCTTCGACCGATACCGACAGCGTCTGCGGCTTGCCGTCACGCGAGACGACCAGCGGATACTTCTTGCCGATCTCCAGCCGTTCGACGATTCCCTGCAGGTTGTGCGTGTCGGTCACCTTCTTACCGTCCAGCGTCAGGATCACGTCCCCCGGTTCGACGCCCGCCTTGTCGGCAGGGCCGTCGTTGCGGACTTCGCGGACAAAGGCGCCTTCGCGCACGTTGACCTTGGCCTGTTTCGCGACATCCGCATTCACCTGCGAGATGACGACCCCCAGGTAGGCCCGCTTCACCTTTCCGTCCTTGGCAAGCTGATCGCCGACCCACTGCGCCAGGTGAATCGGAATGGCAAAGCCGATTCCGTCGTATCCCCCCGAACGCGACGCGATCGCCGTATTGATGCCGATCACCTCGCCGTGCAGATTCAGCAGCGGACCGCCGCTGTTGCCGGGATTGATCGCGGCGTCGGTCTGCAGAAACTCTTCACGCTCCGCGATATTGCGACCGCGACCTTTGCCGCTGATGATCCCCGAAGTCACGCTCAGCTCGAGGCCGAACGGATTGCCGACGGCCATCACCCAGTCGCCGACTTCGGTCGCATGGCTGTCGCCGAGGCGGATCGGCTTGAGGTTTGTGGCGCCGGAGATGCGGATGATCGCCACGTCCGTGCGCGGATCGGTCTTGATATCTTCACCGATGAACTCCCGGCCGTCCGACAGACGGACCAGGACTTCGTCGGCGCCGTTGACGACGTGACTGTTCGTCATGATCACGCCCGACGCATCAATGATGAACCCGGAGCCCATCCCCTGCTGCTCGGGCATCATCCGCTGCTGCGGCTGCCGGAACATTTCGCGGAAGCGCGGATCATCGCCAAAGAACTGACGCAGCGGATTGTTCTCGTCGTCGAACGGAGTTCCGCCCCGTCCCTGGAAATCGACCCGGCGGGCCTTGGTCCGCGTTTCGATCGAGACCACGCTGGGCACGGCCTCGGCGGCCACGGCCCGAAACGCCGCGGACAGTTCGTCGGCCGCGGCGTGCGGCGGAACTGCATGCGCAGTCTGCTCGGGTTTCCAGGTCATTCCGACGGCGACCAAAGCGCCGCCTGCGAGCATGGCCGCCACCGTCTGGCGGAAGCCGGGTTGTTTGAGATTCGGCAGATGAGGCATGGGGAAGCTCCTGTCTTCGCATCAATTGGACAGTGCGGGAAGCACGGCGAATCGCCGCGACCGCGTAGGGCAGGTCACACCAAGTGTTACGTCCGACTTGAGGCAATTGTTGGAGCCGGCCTGCAACCTTTGTCGGTCGACGTCTGAAAAATCGGAAAGGGAGGCCGTTTCTGAACAGAAGCTTCGGCAACCCGGCCGCCGCTCGACGAAAACGATTGCCCGGCTCTCCCGAAGACGATACTTTAACAACTGTTGATGCGTTGTCCGCTGCAAAGATGGGGGTCCCAATGACCGGTGCTCGGTGGTGTCATCCGGCCATGAGCCGACGATTTGCCGTCCAGGCGGGAGCCATCTCGCTCCTGGGACTGGGAGCAAACCACCTGCAGCCCCTCCGCGCCGCGGCTGCCGCCGGCGCGGGAGCGAAACTCACCGCCGCCGGAAAATCGGTGATCTTCATCTTCCTGTCGGGCGGCATCGGCCAGCACGACAGCTTCGATCCGAAACCCGACGCCCCCGACAACGTCCGTGGCGAGTTCGCTCCGATCGCCACGCAGACACCGGGGATTCAGATCTGCGAACATCTGCCCATGCTGGCGGCCCGCAGCAAACACTGGTCTCTCGTCCGATCGCTGACCCACCCCTATAACGAACATTCCCAGGGCCATATGGTCATGCTGACCGGGCGGACGCTGCTGCCGCCGACATTCAACGCCAGCAAGCCGACGCCGCAGGACTGGCCGTCCATCGCGGCGATCGCCGGTGCAACCACCCGCCCTCGGAACAACCTCCCCCCCGCAGTCGTGCTCCCCGAGCGGATGATTCATCGGACCGGACGCGTCATCCCCGGCCAATTTGCCGGCGAAATGGGGCCCAATCGCGAGCCGTGGTTCATCGACGCCGCACCGTTTAACGGCCAGTCCTATGGCGCGTTTCCGGAGTTTGAATTCGATCACCAGAACGGAACCAAACACGTCGCCGGACTGAAGTTTCAGGCCCCCAGCCTGGAAATGCCCGAGCACTTGCCGACGGGGCGCATGCTGAAGCGAATGGATCTGCTGGCGTCGATCGACGGCCAGCGCAAGTCCTTGGATCGTGCGGCGCAGACCGAGGAATTCGATCGACATCGACAAGCCGCGATTTCGCTCCTCACCGACAAGTCGATCCGCTCGGCGTTCGACGTAACGGCCGCAGAACCCGAAATCCAGGATCGTTACGGGCGAAACTCGTTCGGCTGGTCGTTGCTGATGGCCCGGCGGCTGGTGGAGGCCGGGGTCAATCTGGTGCAGGTCAATCTCGGCAACAACGAAACGTGGGATACGCACGGGAATGCCTTCCCGAACTTGAAGAACCTCCTCCTCCCCCCCATGGATCGGGCCGTCTCCGCCCTCCTGGACGACCTGTCCGCCAGCGGCCGGCTCGACGACACGCTGATCGTGATGGCCGGTGAGTTCGGCCGGACGCCGAAAGTCTTCGGCCTGCCGCAGCATTACAAGTTGCCGGGCCGCGATCACTGGGGCGCCGTCCAATCCGTCTGGCTGGCGGGGGGCGGCATCGCCGGCGGCCGCGTCATCGGGGCGACCGACAGCATGGGTGGCTACGCCGCAGATTCGCCACAAACGCCAGAAAATCTGGCCGCGACGATCTACTCCGCACTGGGCCTGCCGGATACGGTCGCCTGGGAGGATGAACTCGGGCGGCCGCATCCCGTCTACTTCGGCGAACCCATTCGCGGCCTGACCTGAACTGGGTCAGCGCCGCTTCGCCCTGCAAACGCACGTTGAGCCAACGAGATTTCGCCGCTGGCCAGGATTCGCACCTATTCGGCCTGACCCGACGACGCGCAGACGTAAATCTCCGAGTCCGATTTCTGTTCCGGCAGCTTAGGTTCGGCTTCGAGGCGGCGGATCCGGACCGATTTCGGAGCCGCAATCCCGATCTGAACGCGCCCTCCCTGGACACTCAGGACCGAGACGACGATCCCGTCCCCGATCACCAGCTCCTCTCCGCTTTTCCGTGTCAGAACTAACATCCCTGCTCTCCTCGGTTTGCTGACTGGACCGGAATCCACTGTTCCGGCGAGGTCGCTACGACCGAACCCTCTGGCCCGATCCTGTGCTCCACACAGTATTCTTACGCATCAGACGCATTCCGGGCGTGAGTAGGATCACAAAAAAAGTGTCATTTTTACGAATTCTTGAACGCGAGACGAAAAACAGGAAATTTGGGGTGTCTCGGGGGGATTTCGCGAGGGCCGCGACAATTGACACCCACCCGGCGTCGCGATCTGAAGAACGGAGACGCCGCCCTTCAACGACGAAATCACCGGCCCCGCCGAACGCATTCATCAGCGGATCGGGACTGTCTGACCGGCGTCGTTCGATTTCTTCGGGTGCCGATGGGCGCGAGAGGGCTCGCAATCACGCCTCCGGGCCATCCGCAGAGCTTCAGAATCCGTCGTAGCGAATCGGCTCAACGCGGGCCCGATTAATATCGATCTGCGCCAGCACTCGGGTCACCTGCTCGCACTCCGCAGGCGAGAGCCCCGCCTCCAGCTTCCACCAGGTCAGATTGAAGGCTTCCGCACCCCGAAAAACCTTGTCCAGCACGCGCCCCGTGATGGGGTCGTCCCCGTCAATCTGCGGTTCGAGGATCCCGTAGGATTCCTCTCCAAACTCCTGCCAATGCTGGACCCCGGTTACATGCTCCAGCAGCAGATGCCGGCAGAACCAGGCATGGTGCTTCTCGTACCATTCGCTGATCGCCTGAGCCCCCCGGTCGAAACAATGCTCGCCGCTCGTGGTCCACTTGTGCTCCTGGGCATCGGCCCACGCCGCCAGATGGACGCTGCGAGCAAGCTGGGGAAAGTCGACCGCTGACCGGCACTCCCGCCAGAACGCGCAGGAGTAAGGACCCTCCGTGAACGCCGCCTCCTGAGGAGAGATGCGGCTGATGCGGGTCCGACAACGGTGGATGGGCATTCCGTCGATCCTGCGAGGAAAGCGGCGATGCAAAAGCATCGGATATTGCAAATATAAACGTCCGGAAAGCGTCTTAGCAACTGCTTTATCGGGCATTTCTGCGCAAAAAACTGGCAGAAAATCCATCTGGCAAATCCAGGAGAATTCGTCGTAAACGATTTCTACAGAATCTCTTACCGCAAAAAACAGGACGCCCGACCAGTTCTCCCGGCCAAACGGTTTTCGCGCAGAACGGTCCGACTTCGGAACGCTCGAACCGGGCGAAACTGTCAGGAGAACTGGAGCTCCAGGGCCAGCCGCTTGACGTCCACAAGCCCCAGCCGATCGGCCTCAATCTGCCGACTTGAGGAAATCAGGACCGGCGATTCGGCCGCTTCCCGCCCAAGGGTCGGCAGTCGGCCGTGCGAGCCCTTGATGATTCCGGCATCCAGACCGATGACGTCCATGTAGTAGCGGAACCCAAGGAATTTCTGGGCCAGCCGTCGGGCCATTCGGAGTTTCGGAAACCGAAGCTGCGGGTCAACGAACAGCTCGACCGGGTCGTATCCCGGTTTGCGGTGAATGTCGATCGTCCGGGCATAATCCGGAGCAACGCGATCATCGAGCCAGAAGTAATACGTGAACCACGCGCCGGGTGCACTGATCGCAATCAATTCCCCCGAACGTTCGTGATCGAGTCCGAACTCCCCCTGCTCCGCGCGATCAAGAACCCGTTCGATTCCTGGAGTCTTCTCCAGCAAGGTTTTCACCGCGGCGACATCTTCCGGATGCCGGACGTAGACATGAGCCAACTGATGGTCGCTCACCGCAAACGCCCGGCACGCCCCGCAGTCGAGTGTTTCCCAGCCCAGCGGCTCCCGACGGGCCACGAGATAGCCCGCTTCCCGCAGCACGCGATTAATCGGAACCGGCTGCGAGACAGCCGTAATGGCGTACTCCGAGACGACGAGGACCTCCATGTCGAGTTCTCGCGCGGCCTCGATCAGCTTGCCCGCCTCGGCATCCACCTGCCGGATGTCCTCGCGAATCCGCGGATCATCCGGACCGAGACGCTGCAGGTTGTAGTCCAGATGCGGCAGATAGACGAGGTTCAGACTCGGGCGATATCGCCGCATCACCTCCAGGCTGGCGTCGGCGATCCAGCGCGAGCTGACGATGTCCGCAATCGGCCCCCAGAATCGGGGCAGCGGAAACACGCCCAGCTTGGATTGCAGCTCGTCGCGCAGCCCCGGCGGCTGACTGTAGGAATCAAAAATCTTCCGGCCGTCGGCCGGGTAGCTCGGCCGGGGAGTCATCGAGTACTCGACCGGCGCATACATGTTGTACCACCAGAACATCTTGGCGGTCGTGTAGCCGGGATCCCGTTTCTTGCCGGCTTCGTAGAGCCGCTCCCCCTGGATCAACCGGTTCGACTGCCGCCAGAACATCACTTCCGCCAGATCGCGGAAGTACCAGCCGTTGGCCACAATTCCGTGCTCGCGCGGCAGCGTGCCCGTCAGCATCGTCGCCTGCGCGGAGCACGTCACCCCCGGCAGAATGCCGGTCAGCGGCCGAGCGAATCCCTCCGCCGCCAGGCGGGAAAGATGAGGCGTGTCCGGCCCCAGCATGTCGTAAGTCAGACCGACGACGTCGAGAATCAGCAGAGGACGCATGCAGAGTGGCTCTTGGGGCGAGTCGAAAAAATTTCACGCAACGACGCGACCCTCAGGATGCAATCCCGTGTCGCTCCAGAAACGACGTCACAGCGGCATTCACCGCGTCCGGCTGTTCCAGCGGAGCCATGTGTCCGGCTCCCGGGACCGGCACGAACTCCGCCCCCGGAATCTGCCCGGCCAGGAACTGCATCTCGGCCAGCGGCGAAATCGCGTCCTCCTCGCCGCAGATCACGAGCGTCGGAACCGCAATCGTGCCGAGCGAAGCGGTCAGGTCCGGACGCTCTGCCATCCCCCGCTGCGCCGCTGCGATCCCGCGCGGGGAACCGGCCAGGATCACGTCGCGAACCTGATCGACCGCCATCGGATTCTGCTCGTTCGTCCGGCTGCCAAACAGTCGCGGCAGCATCGATTCGGCGATCACCCGCGGCCCATCAGTCAGCACCCGGTCCGCCAACGTCAGCCGGTTGGCAGCAGCTTCGGGGACGTCGGCCTGGCTGCGGCAATCACAGAGGATCAGCGCCCGTAACCGCTCCGGAGCCTTCTTCGCCAGCAACAGCGAAAGATACCCCCCCATCGACAGCCCGCAAATCGTCGCTGGCTCCGTGATCTGCAGCACGTCAAGCAATGCCAGCACATCGTCCGCCAACTGGTCCATCGTCGTTTTGTCACTGGCGCCGCCCGTCCGGCCGAAACCCCGCAGATCCGGGATCAGGACGCGACAGCGGCCAGCGAGGGCAGCAGCCTGATGCCGCCACATCCGATGGTCGAGCGGCATGCCATGCAGGAAGATGACCGGAGCCCCCTCCCCCTGATCAATGTAGAAGACTGAGAGGTCGGCAATTTGAGCAGTCGCCACGGAAGCTCCTCCGGAAATGTCTGGCGGTCAGTCACGTCGAACGGATCTCGGAGCCAGTATAGCGCCGCGACCCCGGGAAGACTTCCAATCGCGCACCAGGTTTTTCATCGTTGGCACGCTCCTTGCCTCTTTGGAAGTCGGGCACTAGAATTCGAAGCGTGCTCACAGGATCCGATTCATGGCCGATCCCGCTGTCAGGTTTGAACTTACGACAACCGCTGGCGAGCCCTTCGCCGACGATTGCCCGCCGTTCTGGCAGGCCCGCGGGGAAGGCTCACGTCAGACTGCCAATCGGTGTTGTGCAACCTTTTCGATCTGAAGCATCTGGCGCGACAAATTGACACGCTTGCGACAGTTGTAGGGGCGGCAGGCATCGCGCGGGCAGCGACGACGGACAGATCTGGAATGCGAACCGGGCGTTCCCGATGGAAGCAAGTCACCGGGCTCGGGTTTCGAGTGCCGGAACGGTGGGTGTGACCTAGGATTCCGGAAATTTGATAGAGGCGAGGACGGCGGCGAGTGGCGGGACGGCAGGAATTGCAGGTGGCTGCGAACACCGGATTCCAGTCCGTGTCGAAACTCCAAGTGCTCCTCGATCGGGATGACAGGGCAGCGGAATCCCGTCCGACCGGAACCCGGGACTGTCCCGGTGTCCGGCGGAGGATCAGATCGGCGACAGGGCCGATCTGGTCTTGAGTGTTCGACAGGACGTCGAGCCGCCTGAACGAAGAAACCTCGAAGGAGGCTGCGAGATGTACG harbors:
- the speA gene encoding biosynthetic arginine decarboxylase — translated: MQDEQLQRVQAAYGVENWSAGYFEVGPEGTILVRPARGDSRSVDLKKIIDELIRDRKVQTPLLLRFPQILTNQLRILAHSYQRAMTEYGFQGTHFPVFPMKVNPRREVIEEFLRDSARCRVGLECGSKAELYAAVAQTQAEESLLICNGFKDAEFIELALLAVQSGKRVVVVVEKLSELRLIIQYAEQTGVVPWIGLRAKLYSRGSGKWAASGGDAAKFGLTTSEILDCVRLLKAHRLEGQLKLLHSHIGSQITDIKRVKNAIKEAARVYAKLRLMGSTIEYMDIGGGLGVDYDGSKTRSESSMNYGVQEFANDVIYTIKAVCDEEGVPHPNVVTESGRMMTAYHAVCITSIRDEIETFAEDVPEVQIDADDPQVISELKELCDHITGKNYVEYYHDAQEHKDSLHTQFNLGLISLEDRAKGEVLFWEICARALHHSEDERFPAEEFADLKKILAAKYLCNFSLFRSAPDSWAIRQLFPIVPIHRLNEPMTDYATLVDVTCDSDGKIDHFIDLRDDKETLEIHKWEPGQAYFLGIFLVGAYQEVMGSFHNLFGLPDEAHIAIDDAGRYHVTKIIAGSRIADMVSFARYDKGQLQDLYRQHLDARVEAGRLTREAADALAEEYVKAAQGVTYLSRTGL
- a CDS encoding DUF4240 domain-containing protein — protein: MDASRFWSLIEDAWKTVEGRAKARRDLLDGRLSDIAAEDLVAAMDEDVVPALADVLDELPAEELAGFDRILEQKLHEIDRQDIHEHVGGSDDGFLYGRGFIVAAGKAYYDAVNADPARAMSDLECEEMCYLSWHLYEEKFGHLPATGISRETCSNVACWPGLD
- a CDS encoding VanZ family protein; protein product: MARAHSSALAALVWCGLIFASYCTVILPHDFFAWIAAHVLPDEDSLTAFVMFWGLSWFVIVKGWHAFEFAVVFVLLQAVLRRIWKVDRSWTIGIAALIAILFAVSDEYHQTFVP
- a CDS encoding DUF6968 family protein, which encodes MSTQPLTRRLTLRQAGVERPVTVSIGWPDIDPDRRCWGCTLTAPFLFKSPIIIYGDDGVQALLLSLNFICREIKTLQEHGITVYWTSPGDEGDLVRSVMQ
- a CDS encoding Do family serine endopeptidase, giving the protein MPHLPNLKQPGFRQTVAAMLAGGALVAVGMTWKPEQTAHAVPPHAAADELSAAFRAVAAEAVPSVVSIETRTKARRVDFQGRGGTPFDDENNPLRQFFGDDPRFREMFRQPQQRMMPEQQGMGSGFIIDASGVIMTNSHVVNGADEVLVRLSDGREFIGEDIKTDPRTDVAIIRISGATNLKPIRLGDSHATEVGDWVMAVGNPFGLELSVTSGIISGKGRGRNIAEREEFLQTDAAINPGNSGGPLLNLHGEVIGINTAIASRSGGYDGIGFAIPIHLAQWVGDQLAKDGKVKRAYLGVVISQVNADVAKQAKVNVREGAFVREVRNDGPADKAGVEPGDVILTLDGKKVTDTHNLQGIVERLEIGKKYPLVVSRDGKPQTLSVSVEEMPGEYTLASREGGEEHAPKVDAVESLGITVTPLTPQLAGQLGVQIAEGLVVTEVDESGLAARAGVSVGDVIDRVGSTPVKTLDDLQSAVKAEDLKQGLVLHLRSKEGKRIAILKGNRD
- a CDS encoding DUF1501 domain-containing protein, whose amino-acid sequence is MSRRFAVQAGAISLLGLGANHLQPLRAAAAAGAGAKLTAAGKSVIFIFLSGGIGQHDSFDPKPDAPDNVRGEFAPIATQTPGIQICEHLPMLAARSKHWSLVRSLTHPYNEHSQGHMVMLTGRTLLPPTFNASKPTPQDWPSIAAIAGATTRPRNNLPPAVVLPERMIHRTGRVIPGQFAGEMGPNREPWFIDAAPFNGQSYGAFPEFEFDHQNGTKHVAGLKFQAPSLEMPEHLPTGRMLKRMDLLASIDGQRKSLDRAAQTEEFDRHRQAAISLLTDKSIRSAFDVTAAEPEIQDRYGRNSFGWSLLMARRLVEAGVNLVQVNLGNNETWDTHGNAFPNLKNLLLPPMDRAVSALLDDLSASGRLDDTLIVMAGEFGRTPKVFGLPQHYKLPGRDHWGAVQSVWLAGGGIAGGRVIGATDSMGGYAADSPQTPENLAATIYSALGLPDTVAWEDELGRPHPVYFGEPIRGLT
- a CDS encoding carbon storage regulator, which codes for MLVLTRKSGEELVIGDGIVVSVLSVQGGRVQIGIAAPKSVRIRRLEAEPKLPEQKSDSEIYVCASSGQAE